Proteins encoded by one window of uncultured Celeribacter sp.:
- a CDS encoding ethanolamine ammonia-lyase subunit EutB has protein sequence MSAYSCTLGGENFRFKSLAEVMAKATPARSGDALAGLMAESDVERVAAQMVLADLPLKAFLEELLIPYDSDEVTRLIVDSHDAAAFAPVSYMTVGQFRDWLLSDAATPAALAALAPGLMPEMAAAVSKLMRNRDLIAVARKITVVTAFRSTLGLEGRIGSRLQPNHPADDLKGIVASTLDGLSYAVGDAVIGINPATDNIPTAMTLLSMLDDLRGRYDIPTQSCVLTHVTNSIEIIERGAPLDLVFQSVAGTEAANEGFGVTLAMLKEAHEAALSLNRGTVGQNVMYFETGQGSALSADAHHGIDQQTLEARAYAVCRAYDPLIVNTVVGFIGPEYLYDGKEIIRAGLEDVFCGKLLGLPMGCDVCYTNHAEADQNDMDVLMTLLANARAQFLIGVPGADDIMLNYQSLSFHDIAYLRNSLGLKAAPEFEAWLEVMGLVNESGHLLQSDLGAQRLLEAAL, from the coding sequence ATGAGCGCCTATTCCTGCACGCTTGGCGGCGAAAACTTTCGGTTCAAAAGCCTCGCGGAGGTCATGGCCAAGGCCACGCCCGCGCGCTCCGGCGATGCGCTGGCCGGGCTGATGGCCGAGAGCGATGTGGAACGCGTTGCCGCCCAGATGGTGCTGGCCGATCTGCCGCTTAAGGCCTTTCTCGAAGAGCTGTTGATCCCCTATGACAGTGACGAGGTCACGCGTCTGATCGTCGACAGCCACGACGCGGCGGCTTTTGCGCCGGTGTCGTATATGACCGTCGGTCAGTTCCGCGATTGGCTTTTGTCCGATGCGGCGACGCCTGCCGCACTCGCCGCACTTGCGCCGGGGCTGATGCCGGAAATGGCCGCCGCTGTCTCAAAACTCATGCGCAACCGCGATCTCATCGCTGTGGCCCGCAAAATCACCGTCGTGACCGCATTTCGCAGCACGCTGGGCCTTGAGGGCCGCATCGGCTCGCGTCTGCAACCCAACCACCCGGCGGATGACCTGAAGGGCATCGTGGCCTCCACCCTCGACGGTCTCTCTTATGCGGTGGGCGATGCGGTGATCGGCATCAACCCGGCGACCGACAATATCCCCACCGCGATGACGCTTTTGTCGATGCTCGACGATCTCAGAGGCCGCTACGACATCCCGACGCAAAGCTGTGTGTTGACCCATGTCACCAACTCGATCGAGATCATCGAGCGCGGTGCGCCCTTGGATTTGGTGTTCCAATCCGTCGCTGGCACCGAGGCCGCGAATGAGGGCTTCGGGGTGACGCTTGCGATGCTCAAAGAGGCCCATGAGGCGGCATTGTCTCTGAACCGGGGCACGGTCGGCCAGAATGTGATGTATTTCGAAACCGGGCAGGGCAGTGCCTTATCCGCCGACGCGCATCACGGCATTGACCAGCAGACGCTGGAGGCCCGCGCCTATGCCGTCTGTCGCGCCTATGATCCGCTCATTGTGAACACTGTGGTGGGGTTCATCGGGCCGGAGTACCTCTATGACGGCAAAGAGATCATCCGTGCGGGGCTGGAAGATGTGTTCTGTGGCAAGCTCCTCGGCCTGCCGATGGGCTGCGACGTCTGTTACACCAACCACGCCGAGGCCGATCAGAACGACATGGATGTGCTGATGACGCTTCTGGCCAATGCCCGCGCGCAGTTCCTGATCGGGGTGCCGGGCGCCGATGACATCATGCTCAACTACCAAAGCCTGTCGTTCCACGACATCGCTTATCTGCGCAACTCTTTGGGCCTCAAGGCGGCGCCGGAGTTTGAGGCGTGGTTGGAGGTCATGGGATTGGTGAACGAGAGCGGCCATCTGTTGCAAAGCGATCTCGGTGCGCAGCGGCTGTTGGAGGCAGCACTTTGA
- the eutC gene encoding ethanolamine ammonia-lyase subunit EutC encodes MSDVVKDPWAKLRDVTPARIGLGRNGAGLPTGANLEFQFAHARARDAVHSALDVAALEAELAPFEVIRITSAAMDRASYLRRPDLGRKLGAGEAEKLNARTLCDMAFVIADGLSSAAVQAHAAAVVHAASEKLDGLTLGPVVIATQARVAIGDEIGAALGARLVVLLVGERPGLTVADSLGAYLTYGPKPGTKDSQRNCLSNIHGKGGMSYDQAAAKIAWLTRAALERGVTGTGLKEESDVLETENAPLIDGA; translated from the coding sequence TTGAGTGATGTCGTCAAAGACCCATGGGCCAAGCTGCGCGACGTAACGCCCGCCCGCATCGGCCTTGGTCGCAACGGCGCCGGGCTGCCGACCGGGGCCAATCTCGAGTTCCAATTTGCCCATGCCCGTGCCCGCGATGCGGTGCATTCGGCATTGGATGTGGCGGCTTTGGAGGCAGAGCTTGCGCCCTTCGAGGTGATCCGTATCACCTCCGCAGCTATGGATCGTGCGAGTTACCTGCGCCGTCCCGATTTGGGGCGGAAACTGGGGGCGGGTGAGGCAGAAAAACTCAACGCCCGCACACTTTGCGATATGGCCTTCGTCATCGCCGACGGCCTGTCCTCAGCGGCGGTGCAGGCCCATGCGGCGGCTGTCGTGCACGCCGCCTCCGAGAAGCTCGACGGTCTTACACTTGGCCCAGTCGTCATCGCCACCCAGGCCCGTGTCGCCATCGGGGACGAGATCGGCGCCGCTTTGGGGGCGCGTCTTGTGGTGCTTTTGGTGGGCGAACGGCCCGGCCTCACAGTGGCCGACAGCCTTGGCGCTTACCTGACTTATGGCCCGAAACCCGGCACAAAAGACAGCCAGCGCAATTGCCTGTCGAACATCCACGGCAAAGGCGGGATGAGCTATGATCAAGCCGCCGCCAAGATCGCCTGGCTCACCCGCGCAGCGCTCGAACGCGGGGTGACCGGCACCGGTCTCAAGGAGGAAAGCGACGTGCTGGAAACAGAAAATGCCCCGCTGATCGACGGGGCATAA
- a CDS encoding aminotransferase class III-fold pyridoxal phosphate-dependent enzyme, with amino-acid sequence MHDNDLSAIVEADRAHVWHHMFQHQLLDSRDPRIIVEGKGMSVWDQNGREFLDAVSGGVWTVNVGYGRERIANAVRDQLIKMNYFAGSAGSVPGAKFAEILTAKTPGLSRMYYCNSGSEANEKAFKMVRQISAQRYGGKKSKILYRDRDYHGTTLATLSACGQQQRATHYGPFVPDFVEVPHCLEYRKQWDVENYGERAAEAIEEVILREGPDTVGALCLEPVTAGGGVITPPKGYWEKVQEICKKYDILLHIDEVVCGMGRTGEWFGYQNYGIKPDFVTTAKGVASGYAAIAVMLTTDEVFGMFKDNAEDPLNYFRDISTFGGCTGGPAAAIENVAIIEEEGLLDNTKVMGQRLMDGLDALMDKHALIGNTRGLGLFCGAELVADRETKEPLNEKLVQAVVAECDKQGVIIGATNRSVPGFNNTLCFSPALISKADDIDRILDAVDNGLTTVAAAM; translated from the coding sequence ATGCATGACAATGATCTCTCCGCCATCGTCGAGGCCGACCGCGCCCACGTCTGGCACCATATGTTCCAGCACCAGCTTCTGGACAGCCGTGATCCGCGGATCATTGTCGAGGGCAAAGGTATGTCGGTTTGGGACCAGAACGGGCGTGAATTTCTGGATGCCGTCTCCGGCGGTGTCTGGACAGTGAACGTCGGCTATGGCCGCGAGCGGATCGCCAATGCGGTGCGCGATCAGCTGATCAAGATGAACTATTTCGCGGGCTCTGCGGGCTCCGTTCCCGGCGCGAAATTTGCCGAGATTCTGACCGCGAAAACGCCGGGTCTGTCGCGGATGTATTACTGCAACTCCGGCTCGGAAGCCAATGAAAAGGCTTTCAAAATGGTCCGTCAGATTTCTGCGCAACGCTACGGCGGCAAGAAGTCGAAAATCCTCTACCGCGACCGCGATTATCACGGCACCACCCTGGCCACTCTGTCCGCCTGCGGTCAGCAACAACGCGCCACGCATTACGGCCCCTTCGTGCCGGATTTCGTCGAGGTGCCGCATTGCCTTGAGTATCGCAAACAGTGGGACGTCGAGAATTACGGTGAACGCGCCGCCGAGGCCATCGAAGAGGTGATCCTGCGCGAAGGCCCCGATACCGTGGGGGCGCTCTGCCTTGAGCCGGTGACGGCGGGCGGTGGTGTCATCACGCCGCCCAAAGGCTATTGGGAAAAGGTGCAGGAGATCTGCAAAAAATACGACATCCTGCTGCACATCGACGAGGTCGTCTGTGGCATGGGGCGCACGGGCGAGTGGTTCGGCTATCAGAACTACGGCATCAAACCGGATTTCGTCACCACCGCGAAAGGCGTTGCCTCGGGCTATGCCGCCATCGCCGTGATGCTGACCACCGACGAGGTCTTCGGCATGTTCAAGGACAACGCCGAGGACCCGCTGAATTACTTCCGCGACATCTCGACCTTTGGCGGCTGCACCGGCGGCCCGGCGGCGGCGATCGAGAACGTGGCGATCATCGAGGAAGAGGGCCTTTTGGACAACACCAAGGTGATGGGCCAGCGCCTGATGGACGGCCTCGACGCGCTGATGGACAAACATGCGCTGATCGGCAACACCCGCGGGCTTGGCCTGTTCTGTGGCGCCGAACTGGTGGCAGATCGCGAGACGAAAGAGCCTCTGAACGAAAAGCTGGTGCAGGCGGTCGTGGCCGAATGCGACAAGCAGGGCGTGATCATCGGCGCGACCAACCGGTCTGTGCCGGGCTTCAACAACACGCTGTGCTTCTCGCCGGCCTTGATCTCGAAAGCCGATGACATCGACCGCATTCTGGATGCGGTGGACAATGGCCTGACGACCGTTGCGGCAGCGATGTAA
- a CDS encoding aldehyde dehydrogenase family protein yields MTKAFTPPADAVAAIAAYRNLNLVGGAGVTVDRGLDVLNPATGAVLGQAAASGVAETEAAVAAAKAAGPDWAAKPARERGKAVAAGGRALLEHFEIVAQVLARETGKAIRTECRGEVKTAADILEFYGGLGSELKGETIPFNPRMLTMTTREPLGVVATIVPWNVPLVLMMLKIAPALVAGNTVVVKASEEAPFATYLAADILMQFLPDGVLNVINGTGADCGAALTAHADVAKITFTGSEAVGETVYKAGAARIVPVSLELGGKSPMIVCDDANLDKAVAGAISGMRFTRQGQSCTASSRIYVHESLYEGFLAALIDALNALKIGDPLDEATDIGTIINAKQAAVVAGYVAQAEGTEGARVIRCGQLPESADLTPDLFALPTLLLDLPEDHPCVHNEIFGPVAVIQKWSDYDDVIAKANDSRYGLAATVWTENLSRALDATSRLNAGYVQVNQNLTIQPNVSYGGFGRSGLGKEASLEAMLAHFTRSKTIVIAMD; encoded by the coding sequence ATGACAAAAGCATTCACCCCTCCCGCCGACGCCGTGGCCGCCATCGCCGCCTATCGCAACCTCAACCTCGTGGGCGGCGCAGGGGTGACCGTGGACCGTGGCCTCGACGTGTTGAACCCTGCCACAGGCGCGGTTTTGGGCCAAGCGGCGGCTTCCGGTGTGGCGGAGACCGAGGCGGCGGTGGCGGCAGCGAAAGCGGCGGGTCCGGATTGGGCCGCCAAGCCAGCGCGCGAACGCGGCAAGGCGGTGGCCGCAGGTGGACGTGCCCTGTTGGAGCATTTCGAAATCGTGGCGCAGGTTCTGGCCCGCGAGACCGGAAAAGCGATCCGCACCGAGTGCAGGGGCGAGGTGAAGACCGCCGCAGACATCCTTGAATTCTATGGTGGATTGGGGTCGGAGCTAAAGGGCGAAACCATCCCGTTCAACCCGCGCATGTTGACCATGACCACTCGCGAACCGCTGGGCGTGGTCGCCACGATCGTGCCGTGGAACGTGCCTTTGGTCCTGATGATGCTCAAGATCGCGCCTGCTCTGGTGGCGGGCAATACGGTGGTGGTGAAGGCGTCCGAGGAAGCGCCTTTTGCCACCTATCTGGCCGCAGACATTCTGATGCAATTCCTGCCCGACGGCGTTTTGAACGTGATCAACGGTACCGGCGCCGACTGTGGCGCGGCGCTGACGGCGCATGCGGATGTCGCCAAGATCACCTTCACCGGCTCAGAGGCCGTGGGCGAAACCGTCTATAAAGCGGGTGCCGCGCGCATCGTGCCGGTGTCCTTGGAATTGGGCGGCAAATCCCCGATGATCGTCTGCGACGACGCCAATCTGGACAAGGCGGTGGCGGGCGCCATTTCGGGCATGCGCTTCACGCGGCAGGGGCAAAGCTGTACGGCGTCGTCGCGGATTTACGTGCATGAGAGCCTCTATGAGGGCTTCCTCGCGGCGCTGATTGACGCGTTGAACGCGCTCAAAATTGGCGACCCGCTGGATGAGGCCACGGACATCGGCACGATCATCAACGCCAAACAGGCCGCCGTGGTCGCGGGCTATGTGGCGCAAGCCGAGGGCACCGAGGGCGCGCGTGTGATCCGCTGTGGTCAATTGCCTGAAAGCGCCGATCTGACCCCCGATCTCTTTGCTCTGCCGACGCTGTTGCTCGACCTGCCCGAAGATCACCCTTGCGTGCATAACGAGATTTTCGGCCCCGTCGCAGTCATTCAAAAATGGTCCGACTATGACGATGTGATCGCGAAAGCCAATGACAGCCGCTACGGGCTGGCCGCCACAGTCTGGACCGAAAACCTGTCCCGCGCTTTGGATGCCACATCGCGGCTCAACGCGGGCTATGTGCAGGTGAACCAGAACCTGACGATCCAGCCCAACGTTTCCTACGGCGGTTTCGGGCGGTCGGGGCTGGGCAAGGAGGCGTCTCTGGAGGCGATGCTCGCGCATTTCACGCGCTCGAAGACGATTGTGATCGCGATGGATTGA
- a CDS encoding PLP-dependent aminotransferase family protein: MLDRYFEQGFDQSASLQHQIQERLIQAILDGALSPVDPLPSSREFAKTLKVSRNTISIVYDRLHQDGFITAKPRRGYFIDENFVREKLNVAPPRRQSGGGARPDFDRFLPRRFSEQINIDKRKDWRHFPYPFLYGQVGRDEVSVARWRDCLRRAGTTRHVGSWADDRVDADDPLLLDQISRRILPQRGFRAEPDELLITVGAQNAIWMVANLFLAPGRSIVIEDPGYVDARNIFAAQGAQVIPLPVDRKGLKPGPELAEADMVYLTPGHQSPTNITMPMERRLAILEAAAAQDFLILEDDYEHELNFVGAQHPTLKALDASGRVIHIGSLTKPLFPGIRLGFIAADREVIRELRHLRRLMYRHPSALAQRAMALFLSEGHYDAHIRRHRRGMAEKWREMLREIDRQLPGCEVTMTTGGSGVWITLPEGVEAGLVKDKAEARGVLVEDGTPHYLREGAPRNRLRLGFGAIDFDKIAPGIAELRVVIEGLASQ; encoded by the coding sequence ATGCTGGACCGGTATTTTGAACAGGGCTTTGACCAAAGCGCCTCGCTTCAACATCAGATTCAGGAGCGCCTCATTCAGGCCATTCTCGACGGCGCGCTTTCGCCCGTCGATCCACTGCCCTCGTCGCGGGAATTTGCCAAGACGCTCAAGGTCTCGCGCAACACGATCTCAATTGTCTACGACCGGCTGCATCAGGACGGGTTCATCACCGCAAAACCCCGGCGCGGCTATTTCATCGACGAGAATTTCGTGCGCGAAAAACTCAACGTCGCACCGCCGCGTCGTCAAAGCGGTGGCGGCGCGCGCCCCGATTTCGACCGCTTCCTGCCACGCCGGTTTTCTGAGCAGATCAACATCGACAAGCGCAAGGATTGGCGGCACTTCCCCTACCCGTTTCTCTACGGTCAAGTCGGGCGCGACGAGGTTTCTGTCGCGCGCTGGCGCGATTGCCTGCGCCGGGCGGGCACGACGCGCCATGTCGGGTCCTGGGCGGACGACCGGGTCGATGCCGACGATCCGCTTTTGCTCGACCAGATCTCGCGTCGCATCCTGCCCCAGCGCGGCTTTCGCGCCGAACCCGATGAATTGCTGATCACCGTGGGCGCGCAAAACGCGATCTGGATGGTCGCCAACCTGTTTCTGGCACCCGGGCGCAGCATTGTCATCGAGGATCCCGGCTATGTCGATGCGCGCAACATCTTTGCCGCCCAAGGCGCGCAGGTCATCCCCCTGCCGGTGGACCGCAAGGGCTTGAAACCCGGGCCGGAATTGGCCGAGGCCGATATGGTCTACCTGACACCGGGGCATCAGAGCCCGACCAATATCACCATGCCGATGGAGCGCCGTCTGGCCATTCTGGAGGCCGCCGCCGCGCAGGATTTCCTCATTCTCGAGGACGATTACGAACACGAGCTGAACTTCGTTGGCGCCCAGCACCCGACGCTCAAGGCGCTCGATGCGTCGGGGCGGGTGATCCATATCGGCTCGCTGACGAAGCCGCTGTTTCCCGGCATCCGACTGGGGTTCATCGCCGCCGACCGCGAGGTGATCCGCGAGCTGCGTCACCTGCGGCGCCTGATGTATCGTCACCCTTCGGCTCTGGCACAGCGCGCCATGGCGCTGTTTCTGTCCGAAGGACATTATGACGCCCACATCCGGCGGCATCGCCGGGGCATGGCGGAGAAATGGCGCGAAATGCTGCGCGAGATCGACCGGCAATTGCCCGGCTGCGAGGTGACCATGACCACCGGCGGCTCGGGTGTCTGGATCACCCTGCCCGAGGGTGTCGAGGCCGGATTGGTCAAGGACAAGGCCGAAGCGCGCGGCGTTCTGGTCGAGGACGGCACGCCGCATTATCTGCGCGAGGGCGCGCCGCGCAACCGCCTAAGGCTGGGCTTCGGCGCGATTGACTTTGACAAGATCGCGCCGGGAATTGCGGAGTTGAGGGTCGTGATTGAGGGGCTGGCGTCTCAGTGA
- a CDS encoding extracellular solute-binding protein codes for MGGLAAPAIVSRSALASSGEINVMMWSDYLPESFVTAFEGSTGIKLNFTGIGSNEEIINKLKATGGEGFDIVSPTVNRNLLWAELGLLQPFDMTKIAIEKVNPAMALGEKHWNFGGEGTFWVPHIWGTEGVAWRTDMFTPAGEFPSYYDIWDDANAGKTMGRGHSMLLGLGLGMERLGMMEPGSMWAAYESPEKMTEVWTMLVEHAIEKKGNIKLIWNDADTQKNGLLNEGVIVGQTWDGPPIALKNEGEPVMYRAPVEGAMAWVDGMAMPTGATNIEQVYAFIDACYNPEWAGEAIKTHGYNSPVLGADAYGGEIYAKNFADAYPGEALANLNAWPAEAPWYSEMRTEFTNKFLSA; via the coding sequence ATGGGGGGCCTCGCAGCCCCCGCCATCGTGAGCCGGTCGGCTTTGGCGTCTTCGGGCGAGATCAACGTGATGATGTGGTCTGACTACCTGCCGGAAAGCTTCGTGACGGCCTTTGAAGGCTCGACCGGCATCAAGCTCAATTTCACCGGCATCGGCTCCAACGAGGAGATCATCAACAAGCTCAAAGCCACCGGCGGAGAAGGGTTCGACATCGTCTCGCCGACCGTGAACCGCAATCTTTTGTGGGCGGAACTGGGCCTGTTGCAGCCTTTCGATATGACGAAAATCGCCATTGAAAAGGTCAACCCGGCGATGGCTCTGGGCGAAAAACACTGGAACTTCGGCGGCGAAGGCACCTTTTGGGTGCCGCATATCTGGGGCACCGAAGGCGTCGCGTGGCGCACCGACATGTTCACGCCTGCGGGCGAGTTCCCGTCCTATTACGACATCTGGGACGACGCCAACGCGGGCAAGACCATGGGGCGCGGCCATTCTATGTTGTTGGGGCTTGGCCTCGGCATGGAACGCCTTGGCATGATGGAGCCGGGTTCCATGTGGGCGGCCTATGAAAGCCCCGAGAAAATGACCGAAGTCTGGACCATGCTGGTCGAGCACGCGATTGAAAAGAAAGGCAATATCAAGCTGATCTGGAATGATGCCGACACTCAGAAGAACGGTCTTTTGAACGAGGGCGTCATTGTCGGCCAGACCTGGGACGGCCCGCCGATCGCGCTGAAAAACGAAGGCGAGCCGGTGATGTACCGCGCGCCGGTCGAGGGCGCGATGGCCTGGGTCGATGGCATGGCGATGCCGACGGGGGCCACTAACATTGAACAGGTCTATGCTTTCATCGACGCATGCTACAACCCCGAGTGGGCGGGTGAGGCGATCAAGACCCACGGCTACAACTCGCCGGTGCTGGGCGCGGATGCTTACGGCGGTGAGATCTATGCCAAGAACTTTGCCGACGCCTATCCGGGCGAGGCCTTGGCGAACCTCAACGCCTGGCCGGCAGAGGCGCCGTGGTATTCGGAAATGCGCACCGAATTCACCAATAAATTCCTCTCCGCGTAA
- a CDS encoding ABC transporter ATP-binding protein: MPDQTPDRIPDRSVLLDHVSIRFGNFTAVDNANLKINSGEFFSFLGPSGCGKTTMLRCISGFSEPTEGKVLIGGKDMAGVGPNKRPTALIFQHLALFPLMTVAENIAFPLEVRGVSKKERRKKADDLLDMIALPGIGDKKVSELSGGQKQRVAIARALAVEPDILLLDEPLSALDLKLRQHMRTELRAIQKQVGVTFIYITHDQGEALTMSDRVAVMSRGVIEQVGEPDRIYNRPRSAFVASFVGENNALQGVIKGQSGDTAALETPLGTFEARVGGGRKYKAGDEALLFVRPEQMIPGATENAFHATLTRQEFEGATNHIFAKASDTELRISMVNAGLAGSLPGQGESLSLGFAPMNGTILPVGHMASES, encoded by the coding sequence ATGCCCGACCAGACCCCAGATCGCATCCCCGACCGTTCTGTCCTCCTCGATCACGTCTCCATCCGCTTTGGCAATTTCACTGCCGTCGACAACGCTAATCTGAAAATCAATTCCGGCGAATTTTTCTCGTTTCTCGGGCCTTCGGGGTGCGGCAAGACCACCATGCTGCGCTGTATTTCTGGCTTTTCCGAACCGACCGAGGGCAAGGTTTTGATCGGTGGCAAGGATATGGCCGGTGTCGGACCGAACAAACGCCCGACGGCTTTGATTTTCCAACATCTGGCGCTGTTTCCGCTGATGACTGTGGCGGAGAATATCGCCTTTCCTTTGGAGGTACGGGGGGTGTCCAAGAAAGAGCGCCGCAAAAAGGCCGACGACTTGCTGGATATGATCGCCCTGCCGGGGATCGGCGACAAGAAGGTCTCGGAACTCTCCGGCGGCCAGAAACAGCGCGTGGCGATTGCTCGTGCGCTGGCCGTGGAGCCGGATATTTTGCTCTTGGATGAACCTTTGTCTGCACTCGATCTCAAACTGCGCCAACACATGCGCACGGAGCTGCGTGCGATTCAAAAGCAGGTCGGCGTGACCTTCATCTACATCACCCACGATCAGGGCGAGGCGTTGACCATGTCCGACCGTGTGGCGGTGATGAGCCGCGGCGTGATCGAACAGGTGGGCGAACCGGACCGGATTTACAACCGGCCCCGGTCCGCTTTCGTGGCCTCATTCGTCGGTGAAAACAACGCCTTGCAGGGCGTCATCAAGGGGCAGTCGGGTGACACGGCGGCGCTAGAGACGCCGTTGGGCACCTTCGAGGCCCGTGTCGGCGGCGGGCGAAAATACAAGGCAGGTGACGAGGCGCTTTTGTTTGTGCGGCCCGAACAGATGATCCCGGGAGCAACAGAGAACGCCTTTCACGCCACGCTCACGCGGCAGGAATTCGAAGGTGCGACCAACCACATCTTCGCCAAAGCAAGCGATACCGAATTGCGCATCTCCATGGTGAACGCGGGGCTGGCGGGCAGCCTTCCGGGGCAGGGCGAAAGCCTCTCTCTGGGCTTTGCGCCGATGAATGGCACCATCCTTCCGGTCGGCCATATGGCGTCTGAATCATGA
- a CDS encoding ABC transporter permease, translating to MKHLKLAYTTLLAKHGMGAALFVAISVTLWVVVFITLPQLSMLDYSFRFNLPADQIGTEADHYTLEQYRSFFFNADGSFNTLDITILIRTLIAALIVTLIDVLICYPIAYILAHGAKGVAARLMVIGLIIPYWINEILRAFAFRVLFGSTGVVNTWGMQMGLWDAPVDFIRADVALYCGLAYAYILLMIFPMYNAIEALDHTQVEAARDMGAPLWRVHWRVVLPMAKPGIVSGATMVFMLTAGALAAPQILGGPSSLWFTQLIYQWFNESSNWPRGSAYAVVLLVTCISFVLLMMRVFKVSVGEIGK from the coding sequence ATGAAACACTTGAAGCTCGCTTACACCACCTTGCTCGCCAAACACGGCATGGGCGCGGCGCTTTTCGTGGCCATTTCCGTGACGCTTTGGGTCGTCGTGTTCATCACCCTGCCGCAGCTCTCTATGCTGGATTATTCCTTCCGCTTCAACCTGCCCGCCGATCAAATCGGCACCGAGGCGGATCATTACACGTTGGAGCAATACCGCAGCTTTTTCTTCAACGCGGACGGCTCGTTCAATACGCTCGACATCACGATCCTGATCCGCACGCTGATCGCGGCGCTGATCGTGACGTTGATTGATGTGCTGATCTGCTATCCCATCGCCTATATCCTCGCCCATGGCGCCAAAGGTGTGGCCGCGCGGCTCATGGTGATCGGCTTGATCATTCCCTATTGGATCAATGAAATCCTGCGCGCTTTTGCCTTTCGTGTGCTCTTTGGCTCCACGGGCGTGGTCAACACCTGGGGCATGCAAATGGGGCTTTGGGACGCGCCGGTGGATTTTATCCGCGCCGATGTGGCGCTCTATTGTGGCCTTGCCTACGCCTATATCCTGTTGATGATCTTCCCGATGTACAACGCCATCGAGGCGCTGGATCACACCCAGGTCGAAGCTGCCCGCGACATGGGCGCGCCTTTGTGGCGGGTGCATTGGCGGGTGGTCTTGCCGATGGCGAAGCCCGGCATCGTCTCGGGGGCGACGATGGTTTTCATGCTGACCGCAGGGGCACTGGCCGCGCCGCAAATCCTGGGCGGGCCGTCGTCCCTTTGGTTCACTCAGCTCATCTATCAATGGTTTAACGAATCCTCGAACTGGCCCAGAGGCTCGGCCTATGCCGTGGTGCTTTTGGTGACCTGTATCAGTTTCGTTTTGCTGATGATGCGGGTGTTCAAGGTCTCCGTCGGGGAGATTGGCAAATGA
- a CDS encoding ABC transporter permease, translating into MNRHTLFGGAYALAFFSFLFGPLVIMATTAFNSSRFPRVAPWECFTTGWFGELFGNARLMEGLMNSVIIGVGVVALAVPIGLAGALALSELPPKLRSMLYTVLILPILIPGVVLGISTIVLWGQITRGTGAGFLYNGYFLTIVGQITFVSAYAMLVFIARLQRFDATQTEAALDLGATPGQAFRKILLPFMAPAIGSAAFITLLASFENYNTTVFTVLSESTFTTALASKVRHGTDPSLSALAVIIITLTLVGALTNEAYQRRKEAEAGGRASRSPLYANPVTRALTHPGIVFAILVTVIGGISYAGSQYDSSVCEAAVLQEKLDRQEELRAEQRARIEEQEAEQGVTVPKPDSAFGGAFGGVGTPAAPAAPKPESPSAFGGAFGGITAPEVGE; encoded by the coding sequence ATGAACAGGCACACGCTTTTCGGCGGCGCCTATGCGCTTGCGTTTTTCTCCTTTCTCTTTGGGCCGCTCGTTATCATGGCGACGACCGCCTTCAACTCCTCGCGGTTTCCGCGTGTGGCGCCCTGGGAATGTTTCACCACCGGCTGGTTCGGCGAGTTGTTCGGCAACGCGCGCCTGATGGAAGGCTTGATGAACTCCGTGATCATCGGCGTAGGCGTGGTCGCCTTGGCGGTGCCCATTGGGCTGGCGGGGGCGCTGGCGCTCTCGGAGCTACCGCCCAAGCTGCGCTCGATGCTCTACACGGTGTTGATCCTGCCGATCCTGATCCCCGGCGTGGTTTTGGGGATTTCGACCATCGTGCTCTGGGGCCAGATCACGCGGGGTACGGGCGCGGGGTTTCTCTACAACGGGTATTTCCTGACCATCGTGGGCCAGATCACCTTTGTCTCGGCCTATGCCATGTTGGTCTTTATCGCGCGACTGCAACGGTTTGATGCGACCCAGACCGAAGCCGCGCTGGATTTGGGCGCCACGCCCGGTCAGGCGTTTCGCAAGATCCTCTTGCCTTTCATGGCGCCCGCCATCGGCTCGGCGGCGTTCATCACGCTTTTGGCCTCCTTCGAGAACTACAACACGACAGTGTTCACGGTTCTCTCGGAAAGCACTTTCACCACAGCGCTGGCGTCCAAAGTGCGTCACGGCACCGATCCCTCACTCTCCGCTCTGGCGGTGATCATCATCACGTTGACGCTGGTCGGCGCGCTCACGAATGAGGCCTATCAGCGTCGCAAAGAGGCCGAAGCCGGTGGCCGCGCGTCGCGCTCGCCGCTTTATGCCAATCCGGTGACCCGCGCGCTGACCCATCCCGGCATCGTGTTTGCGATCCTCGTGACGGTGATCGGCGGCATTTCCTATGCTGGCTCGCAATATGACAGCTCGGTCTGTGAGGCCGCCGTGTTGCAGGAGAAGCTGGATCGTCAGGAAGAGTTGCGCGCGGAACAGCGGGCACGGATCGAGGAGCAGGAGGCGGAGCAGGGCGTGACCGTGCCGAAACCGGACAGCGCTTTTGGTGGGGCGTTCGGGGGCGTTGGGACACCGGCGGCCCCCGCGGCTCCGAAACCCGAAAGCCCCTCGGCTTTTGGTGGGGCGTTTGGCGGGATCACGGCGCCTGAAGTGGGGGAATAG